In Prunus dulcis chromosome 1, ALMONDv2, whole genome shotgun sequence, the following are encoded in one genomic region:
- the LOC117614610 gene encoding F-box/kelch-repeat protein At3g06240-like, translating to MVLTVGSGIWRNIGHPAYSFSSITPCHGIYHNGFLHWIGRTRGDSSRRLVCAFHVETEQFQELPLPPPFYDLDKTYFKLGVLNGWLSVILNLNGDISVWVMKESWTKEHEFKDPVGSFGTSILKFTGEGQVLGLNYDDHSMQAYTLARTGLVRVEVDGLPLMISEAWDLVLSFVSLEDRSP from the coding sequence ATGGTTTTGACTGTTGGCTCTGGGATTTGGAGAAACATTGGGCACCCTGCCTACTCTTTTAGTAGCATAACTCCTTGTCATGGGATTTATCACAATGGTTTTCTTCATTGGATTGGTCGCACTCGTGGGGACAGCTCTCGGCGTTTGGTATGTGCCTTTCACGTTGAAACAGAGCAGTTCCAAGAGTTACCACTACCGCCTCCTTTTTATGATCTGGATAAAACTTATTTTAAGCTCGGAGTATTAAATGGTTGGCTCTCTGTAATTCTTAACTTGAATGGCGATATCAGTGTTTGGGTGATGAAGGAATCTTGGACTAAAGAGCATGAGTTTAAAGACCCAGTTGGTTCTTTTGGCACTTCAATATTGAAATTTACCGGGGAAGGGCAAGTCTTGGGGTTAAATTATGATGATCATTCAATGCAGGCTTACACTCTCGCAAGAACTGGCCTTGTGAGGGTTGAGGTTGATGGACTACCTTTAATGATTTCGGAGGCATGGGACCTTGTTCTGAGCTTTGTTTCGCTTGAGGATAGATCACCATAG
- the LOC117615208 gene encoding F-box/kelch-repeat protein At3g06240-like gives MRRIKRRHRHRPTNNNRPPKQEDDDEEEEEHDQKPYILQLPVHIITEIFCKIPTKTLIQCKRVSKSWRCWFSDPQFTRELFSRTPASLWVTGHFLVDLDRIGSQSNVALQLFSNLRALCMTVVGSCNGFLCHYDFNSDFTRHLHISNPVTCEFFSLPIPSNRDSGDCYGFGFSPISDVYKLVRVSSLGGEPDQVMVLTVGFGIWRNIGHPGYSFYRVNPRHGIYLNGVLHWIGRSCRDRSRRLICVFDVESERFQELPLPLSSQNLRRTYFKLGILKGWLSVIHKVNDVISVWVMKDYGVKESWTKENEFKKPVGSFVTSTMKFTEQGKVLGLHHNQLMAYTLATTSLVRVQVDGLPSWISEAWELVPSFVSLKDIAGGLQHEGTICQS, from the exons ATGAGGAGAATTAAACGACGACACCGCCACCGACCAACCAACAATAACAGACCTCCAAAACAAGAAGACGacgatgaagaagaagaagagcatgaTCAGAAACCCTACATTCTTCAATTGCCAGTCCACATAATAACAGAGATCTTCTGCAAAATCCCAACAAAAACTCTCATCCAATGCAAGCGCGTGTCCAAATCTTGGCGTTGTTGGTTCTCAGACCCTCAATTCACCAGAGAACTATTTTCACGAACACCCGCTTCCCTCTGGGTCACTGGCCACTTCTTGGTCGACCTCGACAGGATCGGGAGCCAAAGCAACGTCGCGTTGCAGCTTTTTAGTAATCTCAGAGCTCTTTGTATGACCGTTGTAGGCTCGTGCAATGGCTTCCTCTGTCACTACGATTTCAATTCTGACTTTACGCGTCATCTTCACATCTCCAATCCTGTTACCTGtgagtttttctctctcccaatACCTTCAAATCGTGATAGTGGAGACTGTTATGGTTTTGGGTTCAGCCCCATTAGTGATGTTTATAAGCTAGTTCGGGTTTCGTCTCTAGGCGGAGAGCCTGACCAAGTAATGGTTTTGACTGTTGGCTTTGGAATTTGGAGAAACATTGGGCACCCTGGCTACTCATTTTATAGGGTAAATCCTCGTCATGGGATTTATCTCAATGGGGTTCTTCATTGGATTGGTCGCAGTTGTAGGGACAGGTCCCGGCGTTTGATATGTGTCTTTGATGTTGAAAGTGAGCGGTTCCAAGAGTTACCACTACCGCTTTCTTCTCAAAATCTGCGAAGAACATATTTTAAGCTCGGAATATTAAAAGGTTGGCTCTCTGtaattcataaagtaaatgATGTTATCAGTGTTTGGGTGATGAAGGATTACGGGGTGAAGGAGTCTTGGACTAAAGAGAATGAGTTTAAAAAACCAGTTGGTTCTTTTGTCACTTCAACAATGAAATTTACTGAGCAAGGGAAAGTCTTGGGGTTACATCATAATCAATTGATGGCTTATACTCTCGCAACAACGAGCCTTGTGAG GGTTCAGGTTGATGGATTACCTTCATGGATTTCGGAGGCATGGGAACTTGTTCCGAGCTTTGTTTCGCTTAAGGATATCGCCGGAGGGTTACAGCATGAAGGTACCATATGTCAATCATAA